One Helicobacter pylori NCTC 11637 = CCUG 17874 = ATCC 43504 = JCM 12093 genomic window, AAGCGTCATAGAGCTTATGGGTAAGGTTTCTAAGTCTTTAAGGCTATAAAAACGAATAGGGTTTTTTAAATCTTTTATCGTAGCGAGATAGAGGTTTAAATTGAGTTTGAATTTAGTGTGGCTGTGTTTGATTGCGCCTAAAAAGGGGAGTTTGCATTCTAAATTTTCTTTTAAATTAGGGAAATGGTGCATGCCAAAATAGAGTTTTTGCTCTATTTTTTCTAAAGCGATTTGGTCATTTTGGATCACAATGCCCAAGTAACGCTCTTCTTGAATGATCTCTTGTTTTTTCTTAAGCGTGTGTTTTTTTGGGTTATTTTTACCTAAACAATAAGGGTTTAAGGGGCAAATCGCGCATTTGGGTTTAGGGGAGCAGATTAAAGCCCCTAGATCAATTAGGGCTTGGTTATGATTAAAGCTTTCATTAAGATTGAGAAAGCCATTCGCTTTAATTTGTAAGTCTTTAGCCGTGATATTAGGATCCAAACCAAAAAGCCTTAAAAGCACTCGTTTGATATTAGCATCCACGCATGCGCTCTTTTCTCTAAAGCCAAAACATAAAATGGCATTAGCCGTGTATGCGCCAATTCCTGGGAGTTTCAATAGGCTTTGATAGTCATTAGGTAATTGTGAGTTATGTTCTTTAACGCAAATTTCAGCGCTTTTTTTTAAATTTTTAGCCCTTGAATAATAACCAAGCCCTCTCCAGAGCAATAAAACCTCCTCTAATGGAGCGTTCGCTAAGTCTTTTAAAGTGGGGAAAGCTTCTAAAAAGGGGGAATAAAAACGCTCAACCACCGTGCTGATTTGGGTTTGTTGGCTCATCACTTCGCTGATATAGACTTCATAGGGAGCGTTAATGCCCTTTAAATTCCTAAAAGGTAAATCCTTTCGCCCACATTCTTCATACCATTTTAAAAGGGCGTTGTGTAAAGTTTCCAACTACAACCACCTAAAAGCGATGAGTTTGACCCAAGGCACACACACGCTTAAAAACACGATTAAATACAAAAAGCCAAAAATAAACCCCCATTTCCAAAAATCCTTGCTTGGAATATACCCGCTCCCGTAATAAATGGTGGATGGGCCTGTGCCATAGGGGGTTAAAATCCCCATAATCCCTAAAGAAAACATTAAAAACAAGCTCAATTCTTGCAAATTAACCCCTTGAATGTGTGAACCAATCCCTACAAAAAGCGCGAATAACGCGCTCACATGAGCGGTGATGCTTGCGAAAAAATAATGCGACAGATAAAAGAGGGCTACAATAAACAATACCGCTATTAACGGATCCAAGTTGGCATGCTCTAAAAAAATTTTGAGCCGCATTGCCGATAAAATTTAAAAACCCTACATTTTTAAGCCCGCTAGCCATCGTGAGCAGCGATCCAAGCAATAAAAAAATATTGAACGCGCTCTTGTTTTTAATGATGTCTTCATAGCTTACAATCTTGCAAAACGCCATTAAAACCATGACAATCAAAGCCGTTGCGCTCGCATGCAAGCCTAAAGGTTTGCCAAAAATCCAACCTAGTAAAGCCAATAAAGTGAGGCTGAGCATTAAAATTTCTTTTAAAGAAAACCTCCCCATGCCCTCTAATTCCTTTTTAGCCCACAAACTCACTTCTTTTGAGCCTTTTAAGGTGGGTTTGCAGGTTTTATACGCCAATAAAGGCGCAAGCAGGATCAAAACCACCCCACAAGGCAAGAACGCTAAAAACCACGAAAACCATGAGATTTCATTCACCCCCATTTTGGCAGCGATTTCCATTGCTAGGGGGTTAGGAGCGAGTGCGGTTAAAAACATGGACGAAGTGATGCAAGTTGAAGCCAAAGCGACCCACATCAAATACGCGCCGATTTTGTCAGGGTGATTATTTGGAGCAGATCCCATTAAAGGCGGGATAGATGAAACGATTGGATAGAGTATGCCCCCGCTTCTAGCGGAGTTGCTAGGGATAAAGGGGGCTAGACACAATTCGCTCAAACCAATCGCATACCCTAAACCTAAAGGGGTTTGCCCTAAAAATCTAATGAGTAAAAGAGCGATCCGTTTCCCTAACAAGCTTTTTTCATACCCTAAACCCAAAATAAAAGCGACAAACACAAGCCACACCGTTTTATTCGCATACCCGCTCAAACCCCACGAAATGGCCTTATTAGCACTCTCTACTTTATCACTCGCTCCAATTTTTAACGCCACGCACAACACTAACGCGCTCAATGCCACTAAACCTGGCGGCACCGGCTCTAAAATTAGCCCTATAATCATGCCTATGAAAATACAAAAATAAAGCCATGCGTTAGGGTTTAACCCATCCGGTGCGCCTAAAAAATACAATAGCGTTGCGATAAAAAAAGGGGCAAGGATTGAGAGAGTTTGTTTAATCATGCTTAGCCTTTAGCCAAAGATAGTAATAATTTGACTTAAAAATATCATTCAAATGGGATTGAGTTATTACAATGTTACAGAAAAAGATTAAAAATTAAGCTTTTTGAAAAAGATAAAACTTTATAATTATGTTTATCTTTGTTGAATTTACTACAAATAGGAGTATTGCATGCAAGAAAATGTGCCTTTGAGTTATGATTATTCCATTAGCAAATTGTTTCTTTATGCGATGGTTGGCTTTGGGATAATAGGCATGTTAATAGGGATTGTGCTAGCCTTTGAATTGTCTTTCCCTAACTTGAATTACATTGCAGGGGAGTATGGCGTTTTTGGCCGCTTACGCCCTTTACACACGAATGCGGTGATTTATGGTTTCACTCTTGGGGGGATTTGGGCGAGTTGGTATTATATCGGTCAAAGGGTGCTTAAAATCACTTATTACCAACACCCCTTTTTGAAAATTGTAGGGTTATTGCATTTTTGGCTCTGGATTCTTCTTTTAATTCTAGGGGTCATTAGCCTGTTTGCTGGTCTTACTCAATCTAAAGAATACGCCGAATTGATGTGGCCTTTAGATATTATTGTGGTTGTGGCATGGGTGCTATGGGGGGTTAATATGTTTGGGAGCATGAGCGTTAGGAGAGAAAATACCATTTATGTGTCTTTATGGTATTACATCGCTACTTATGTGGGTATAGCGGTGATGTATATCTTCAATAACCTTTCTGTCCCCACCTATTTTGTCGCTGATATGGGGAGTGTTTGGCATTCTATTTCCATGTATTCAGGCAGTAATGATGCGCTCATTCAATGGTGGTGGGGGCATAATGCGGTCGCTTTTGTCTTTACGAGTGGGGTGATTGGCACGATTTATTATTTCTTGCCTAAAGAGAGCGGCCAGCCTATCTTTTCTTACAAACTCACTTTGTTTTCTTTCTGGAGCTTGATGTTTGTTTATATTTGGGCAGGCGGGCACCATTTGATTTATTCCACCGTGCCTGATTGGGTGCAAACCCTTTCTAGCGTGTTTTCAGTGGTGTTGATCTTGCCTTCGTGGGGGACAGCCATTAACATGCTTTTAACGATGAGGGGCCAATGGCACCAGCTCAAAGAAAGCCCTTTGATCAAATTCTTAGTTTTAGCTTCAACTTTCTACATGCTTTCCACTTTAGAAGGCTCTATTCAAGCCATTAAGAGCGTGAACGCTTTAGCGCACTTCACCGATTGGATTATAGGGCATGTGCATGACGGCGTGCTTGGGTGGGTAGGCTTCACTTTGATTGCGAGCATGTATCACATGACGCCTAGGCTTTTCAAAAGAGAGATTTATTCAGGAAGGCTTGTGGATTTCCAATTTTGGATTATGACTTTAGGGATTGTGCTTTACTTTTCGTCCATGTGGATTGCAGGGATCACGCAAGGGATGATGTGGAGGGATGTGGATCAGTATGGGAATCTCACTTACCAGTTCATTGACACGGTTAAGGTGCTAATCCCTTATTACAATATTAGAGGTGTTGGGGGTCTTATGTATTTTATTGGATTTATTATTTTTGCTTACAATATTTTTATGACCATCACAGCAGGCAAAAAATTAGAGCGTGAGCCCAATTACGCCACGCCTATGTCTCGATAGGGGAGGTTGGAAATGTTTAGTTTTTTAGAAAAAAACCCGTTCTTTTTCACTCTTGCGTTTATTTTTGTGTTTGCGATCGCGGGCTTGGTGGAGATTTTGCCCAACTTTTTTAAATCCGCTCGCCCGATTGAAGGCTTACGGCCTTATACGGTTTTAGAGACAGCGGGGAGGCAAATTTATATCCAAGAAGGTTGCTATCATTGCCATTCCCAGCTTATTCGCCCTTTCCAAGCTGAGGTGGATCGATATGGCGCGTATAGTTTGAGCGGGGAATACGCGTATGACAGGCCATTTTTGTGGGGTTCTAAAAGGATTGGCCCTGATTTGCACAGGGTTGGGGATTATCGCACAACCGATTGGCATGAAAAGCACATGCTGGATCCTAAAAGCGTTGTGCCGCACAGCATCATGCCAGCTTACAAGCATTTATTCATCAAAAAGAGCGATTTTGACACCGCCTATGCAGAAGCTTTGACGCAAAAAAAGGTTTTTGGCGTGCCTTATGACACCGAAAACGGCGTGAAATTAGGGAATGTAGAAGAAGCGAAAAAAGCCTATTTAGAAGAAGCGAAAAAAATCACAGCCGATATGAAAGACAAACGAGTGCTAGACGCCATTCAAAGAGGCGAAGTGTTAGAAATTGTGGCTTTGATCGCTTATTTGAATAGCTTGGGTAATTCCAGGATCAACGCTAATCAAAACGCTAAATAAGGGGTGAATGATGGATTTAGAAAGTTTGAGAGGTTTTGCGTATGCGTTTTTCACCATTCTTTTTACGCTCTTTTTGTACGCTTATATTTTTAGCATGTATAGAAAGCAAAAAAAGGGTGTCGTGGATTATGAGCGATACGGGTATTTAGCGTTAAATGATGCTTTAGAAGATGAG contains:
- a CDS encoding adenine-specific DNA glycosylase; the encoded protein is METLHNALLKWYEECGRKDLPFRNLKGINAPYEVYISEVMSQQTQISTVVERFYSPFLEAFPTLKDLANAPLEEVLLLWRGLGYYSRAKNLKKSAEICVKEHNSQLPNDYQSLLKLPGIGAYTANAILCFGFREKSACVDANIKRVLLRLFGLDPNITAKDLQIKANGFLNLNESFNHNQALIDLGALICSPKPKCAICPLNPYCLGKNNPKKHTLKKKQEIIQEERYLGIVIQNDQIALEKIEQKLYFGMHHFPNLKENLECKLPFLGAIKHSHTKFKLNLNLYLATIKDLKNPIRFYSLKDLETLPISSMTLKILHFLKQKNLFGG
- the ccoN gene encoding cytochrome-c oxidase, cbb3-type subunit I, whose translation is MQENVPLSYDYSISKLFLYAMVGFGIIGMLIGIVLAFELSFPNLNYIAGEYGVFGRLRPLHTNAVIYGFTLGGIWASWYYIGQRVLKITYYQHPFLKIVGLLHFWLWILLLILGVISLFAGLTQSKEYAELMWPLDIIVVVAWVLWGVNMFGSMSVRRENTIYVSLWYYIATYVGIAVMYIFNNLSVPTYFVADMGSVWHSISMYSGSNDALIQWWWGHNAVAFVFTSGVIGTIYYFLPKESGQPIFSYKLTLFSFWSLMFVYIWAGGHHLIYSTVPDWVQTLSSVFSVVLILPSWGTAINMLLTMRGQWHQLKESPLIKFLVLASTFYMLSTLEGSIQAIKSVNALAHFTDWIIGHVHDGVLGWVGFTLIASMYHMTPRLFKREIYSGRLVDFQFWIMTLGIVLYFSSMWIAGITQGMMWRDVDQYGNLTYQFIDTVKVLIPYYNIRGVGGLMYFIGFIIFAYNIFMTITAGKKLEREPNYATPMSR
- the ccoO gene encoding cytochrome-c oxidase, cbb3-type subunit II encodes the protein MFSFLEKNPFFFTLAFIFVFAIAGLVEILPNFFKSARPIEGLRPYTVLETAGRQIYIQEGCYHCHSQLIRPFQAEVDRYGAYSLSGEYAYDRPFLWGSKRIGPDLHRVGDYRTTDWHEKHMLDPKSVVPHSIMPAYKHLFIKKSDFDTAYAEALTQKKVFGVPYDTENGVKLGNVEEAKKAYLEEAKKITADMKDKRVLDAIQRGEVLEIVALIAYLNSLGNSRINANQNAK
- a CDS encoding cytochrome c oxidase, cbb3-type, CcoQ subunit; this encodes MDLESLRGFAYAFFTILFTLFLYAYIFSMYRKQKKGVVDYERYGYLALNDALEDELIEPRHKEVHDKGIKES